In Nostoc sp. GT001, a genomic segment contains:
- a CDS encoding type II toxin-antitoxin system Phd/YefM family antitoxin — MTRISATEARANFQELISRAEYKRERIVIERHGKAAVAIISLDDLKLLEAIEDAIDSEALRRAVSENDGFTTLDAISAKRGDERAL; from the coding sequence ATGACTCGTATAAGTGCAACAGAAGCTCGTGCAAATTTTCAAGAGCTTATTAGTCGTGCTGAGTATAAGCGTGAGCGTATTGTGATTGAGCGTCATGGTAAAGCTGCTGTAGCGATTATCAGTCTTGATGATTTGAAATTGCTTGAAGCTATAGAAGACGCTATTGATTCAGAGGCGCTTCGCCGTGCAGTTAGTGAAAATGATGGTTTTACTACGTTAGACGCAATTAGTGCGAAGCGTGGAGATGAGCGAGCGCTATAG
- a CDS encoding DUF4336 domain-containing protein, translating to MSPLNNPKDWSWPFWAAVPLYPYGRRRTLRQEIVKDTIWTFDQLHGILYTIVPIRMTIVKLSAGGLLVYAPVAPTTECVRLVNELVAKHGEVKYILLPTSSGLEHKVFVGPFARRFPQAQVFVAPHQWSFPFNLPLSWLGFPQKRTQELPEDSSLAPFALEFDYAILDIDLGRGSFAEVAVFHKRSRTLLVTDSILCVPVDPPEILQLDPYPLLFHARDNAWEIIEDNEENRRKGWQRISLFALYFRPSALEVTSIGQMFRDALKAPQRSLKTYFGLFPFRWQATWKQAFDALRGQGRPFVAPILQILIFPQAPSQVLKWADTVASWDFQQIIPCHFDSLIKANPRQFRQAFAFLEKNLSSGESQPLLEEDLKFIQELEAGLVKRGIATPAKEDV from the coding sequence ATGTCTCCTTTGAACAACCCCAAGGATTGGTCATGGCCATTCTGGGCTGCTGTCCCACTTTACCCCTACGGCAGACGGCGGACACTTCGTCAGGAAATAGTTAAGGATACTATCTGGACATTCGATCAGCTTCACGGCATTCTCTACACCATCGTGCCGATTCGCATGACTATCGTCAAGCTCTCTGCTGGAGGACTTCTGGTCTATGCACCCGTTGCTCCCACAACTGAGTGTGTCCGCTTGGTTAATGAGTTGGTAGCAAAGCACGGTGAAGTTAAGTACATCTTACTGCCAACCAGTTCTGGTCTGGAGCATAAAGTCTTCGTTGGCCCCTTTGCTCGTCGCTTTCCTCAAGCACAAGTGTTTGTTGCCCCGCACCAGTGGAGTTTTCCGTTCAATCTGCCGCTTAGTTGGCTAGGCTTTCCCCAAAAACGAACTCAAGAACTCCCAGAGGACTCAAGCCTTGCTCCCTTTGCTCTGGAGTTTGACTATGCAATATTGGACATCGACTTGGGACGAGGATCTTTTGCAGAAGTTGCAGTGTTTCACAAGCGATCGCGCACTCTGCTTGTAACTGATTCTATCCTTTGTGTTCCAGTTGACCCACCAGAAATCCTCCAATTAGATCCTTATCCCTTACTGTTTCATGCCAGGGATAATGCCTGGGAGATAATCGAGGACAATGAAGAAAACCGTCGCAAAGGATGGCAACGCATTTCACTGTTTGCACTTTACTTCCGTCCAAGTGCCTTAGAAGTTACTTCAATCGGACAGATGTTTCGTGATGCTCTCAAAGCACCACAGCGATCGCTAAAAACCTACTTTGGTTTATTTCCTTTTCGCTGGCAAGCAACCTGGAAGCAAGCATTCGACGCTCTACGAGGTCAGGGACGACCATTTGTCGCACCGATTTTGCAAATCCTCATTTTTCCTCAAGCACCAAGCCAAGTCCTCAAATGGGCTGATACAGTTGCAAGTTGGGATTTTCAGCAGATTATTCCCTGTCACTTTGACTCGCTAATTAAAGCAAATCCGCGTCAATTCCGGCAAGCATTTGCTTTTCTGGAAAAAAATCTTTCTTCTGGCGAAAGCCAGCCTTTATTGGAGGAAGACTTAAAATTCATTCAGGAACTAGAAGCGGGTTTAGTTAAACGCGGTATTGCAACGCCAGCTAAAGAGGATGTCTGA
- a CDS encoding IS4 family transposase produces MKLKNFTDLNAWAVEQWGDAELGDTRRTQRAIAIGVAIAANPQGSLPDMMQGWNEIRAAYRLFAEDDVTHKALIQPHITETKQSATEIKSNVVLFIQDTTELDYTHHRQVKGLGHIGDGKGRGMMLHTCLAVVPLPLNPQILGLAGQIPWLRSQKKDNDNTLVEALPELLRTDGEGEIWAEMVESIGTAPTPQTGSIWVSVGDRGSDIFSYLRRAKALYWHCLVRVTQNRVITKPDATKGYLKAFARSLQPMAEKTVVLRGRNGEPKRQVNLQVAWSQLTIQPPAIGCERKQQPIDGWCIRCWEPEGDLEWILFTTVAVNAREDALMQLDWYATRWLIEEYHKCLKTGCAVEKRQLESASSLVRLLGFFAIVSVRLLQLRQLSRSNSQLKAHEYIPTIMLKVLVARLGLTNCELTLGEFFLAIARLGGFLGRKSDDLPGWQTLWRGWLRLQDMCWAADFITQSV; encoded by the coding sequence ATGAAGTTGAAAAATTTCACAGACCTCAATGCTTGGGCAGTTGAGCAATGGGGAGATGCCGAATTAGGGGATACTCGTCGTACGCAAAGAGCGATCGCTATCGGTGTAGCCATAGCTGCCAACCCGCAAGGGAGTTTACCAGATATGATGCAAGGCTGGAATGAAATTCGTGCTGCGTACCGATTATTTGCGGAAGACGATGTAACTCATAAGGCATTAATTCAACCTCACATCACGGAGACGAAACAAAGCGCAACTGAAATAAAATCCAATGTTGTTTTATTCATCCAAGACACAACAGAACTAGATTATACTCATCATCGGCAAGTTAAGGGATTAGGGCATATTGGAGATGGCAAAGGTAGAGGAATGATGCTACACACGTGTTTAGCAGTAGTACCGTTACCTTTGAATCCACAAATTTTGGGATTGGCAGGACAAATACCTTGGCTGCGTAGTCAAAAAAAGGACAATGACAACACGTTGGTGGAAGCGCTACCAGAACTATTGAGAACAGATGGTGAAGGGGAAATTTGGGCAGAGATGGTGGAATCCATCGGCACTGCACCAACACCACAAACTGGGTCAATTTGGGTAAGTGTCGGAGACAGGGGGAGTGATATTTTTTCTTACCTTCGACGAGCCAAAGCTTTGTACTGGCACTGCTTAGTACGAGTCACTCAAAACCGAGTGATTACTAAACCTGATGCCACCAAAGGGTATCTCAAGGCATTTGCTCGTTCTTTACAACCAATGGCGGAGAAAACTGTTGTTTTGCGTGGGCGCAACGGAGAACCCAAACGTCAAGTTAACTTACAAGTAGCTTGGTCTCAATTGACAATTCAACCCCCAGCAATTGGCTGTGAAAGAAAACAACAGCCAATAGATGGTTGGTGTATTCGTTGTTGGGAACCAGAAGGAGATTTAGAATGGATTCTATTTACCACTGTTGCTGTAAATGCTCGTGAGGATGCCCTCATGCAACTAGATTGGTATGCTACACGTTGGTTAATTGAAGAGTATCATAAGTGTCTCAAAACTGGTTGTGCTGTAGAAAAACGTCAATTGGAGTCAGCTTCATCACTGGTAAGGTTACTTGGCTTTTTTGCTATAGTTTCAGTCAGATTATTACAGTTACGCCAACTTAGTCGCAGCAATTCCCAACTGAAGGCACACGAGTACATACCTACAATTATGTTAAAAGTCTTAGTTGCTCGTCTTGGGTTGACAAATTGTGAGTTGACTTTGGGTGAATTCTTTTTAGCGATCGCTCGTTTGGGTGGTTTTCTTGGCCGCAAATCCGATGATCTACCTGGTTGGCAGACCTTATGGCGAGGCTGGTTGCGATTACAGGATATGTGTTGGGCTGCTGATTTTATCACCCAGTCAGTTTAA
- a CDS encoding MvdD family ATP-grasp ribosomal peptide maturase, translated as MTALIITHSQDNESIPLVIQAIEAQGKKAFRFDTDRFPTEMQLDIYYGRTKRVILSVDDQILDLNEVSAVWYRRIAIGSKIPNSMDKQLREASLKESRVSIEGMIASISGFHLDPLPNIRRAENKQLQLQIARDIGLDTPRTLTTNNPIAVKQFAQECQQGMITKMLSSFAIYDEQGREKVVFTNPISSEDLDNLDGLRFCPMTFQEKIPKALELRTIVVGKRVLTAAVDSQALDKARYDWRKQGIALLDAWESYTLPEDVEEKLLKLMAEFGLNYGALDIILTPDGRHVFLEVNPVGEFFWLERCPGLPISQAIAEVLTNSPN; from the coding sequence ATGACTGCTTTAATCATTACTCACAGCCAAGATAACGAAAGTATTCCTCTAGTTATTCAGGCAATTGAAGCCCAAGGAAAGAAAGCATTTCGTTTTGACACAGACCGATTTCCCACAGAAATGCAGTTAGATATTTACTATGGTCGTACTAAGCGAGTGATTCTGAGTGTCGATGACCAGATATTAGATTTAAATGAAGTGTCAGCAGTTTGGTATCGGCGTATTGCAATTGGGTCAAAAATTCCCAACTCGATGGACAAACAACTTAGAGAAGCTTCACTCAAAGAATCTCGCGTCAGCATTGAGGGAATGATTGCTAGTATTAGTGGGTTTCATCTTGATCCTCTGCCAAATATTCGCCGAGCCGAAAATAAGCAATTGCAATTACAAATAGCAAGAGATATCGGTTTAGATACGCCTCGCACTCTGACTACAAATAATCCCATAGCAGTAAAGCAATTTGCCCAAGAGTGTCAGCAGGGAATGATTACAAAAATGCTGTCTTCCTTCGCTATTTATGATGAACAAGGGCGAGAAAAAGTTGTGTTTACAAATCCAATTTCCTCAGAGGATCTAGACAACCTTGATGGTTTACGTTTCTGCCCAATGACATTTCAAGAAAAGATTCCCAAGGCATTGGAATTGCGGACAATTGTTGTAGGGAAACGTGTGCTAACAGCTGCGGTTGATTCTCAAGCTTTGGATAAGGCACGTTACGACTGGCGCAAACAGGGAATTGCCTTACTCGACGCTTGGGAATCATACACTTTACCCGAAGATGTCGAAGAGAAATTGCTCAAACTCATGGCAGAATTTGGTTTAAATTATGGGGCGCTTGATATTATTTTGACTCCTGATGGTCGTCATGTATTCCTGGAAGTTAACCCAGTTGGCGAGTTCTTCTGGCTGGAACGCTGTCCTGGTTTACCGATTTCCCAGGCGATCGCTGAGGTTTTAACTAATTCACCTAATTGA
- a CDS encoding MvdC family ATP-grasp ribosomal peptide maturase: MHLDRDVVLLITHSGDYFTIDRVAEAVSKLGAQPFRLDTDKFPIALQLQANLSNSGSNHTLQYSDRSLNTEQVQAVWMRRIWQPDLGKELAPQFQAACSSESLAVLDGFWDSLRDAKWVDDLRQISAAENKLRQLRVASEVGLVIPRTLVTNNPQEAREFFHQVKGKMIVKLLRPLSSGMQASSFFMYTSLVKEEDLLDAETLRYCPVMFQEQIPKQQELRAVYVNGNLFVGALDASEYAASTQDWRRETKKILTWQPEQLPDKLIRCLDAFMAKFGLIFGAFDLIKTPSGEYVFLEINPTGEWGMLERDLDYPIALAIASALLSTNPK; this comes from the coding sequence ATGCACCTTGATCGTGATGTAGTTTTATTAATCACCCATAGTGGTGATTACTTTACAATAGATAGAGTTGCAGAAGCAGTATCAAAACTAGGCGCACAGCCATTTCGTCTTGATACTGATAAGTTTCCGATCGCACTGCAACTCCAGGCTAATTTAAGTAACTCTGGTAGCAATCATACACTGCAATATAGCGATCGCTCCCTCAACACCGAGCAAGTGCAAGCAGTATGGATGCGGCGTATTTGGCAACCCGATCTCGGTAAAGAATTGGCTCCACAATTTCAAGCAGCCTGTTCTAGTGAATCACTCGCAGTCTTAGATGGCTTTTGGGACAGCCTCAGAGATGCTAAGTGGGTAGATGATTTACGTCAGATAAGTGCAGCTGAAAACAAGTTACGCCAACTGCGGGTTGCATCAGAAGTAGGTCTTGTTATACCTCGGACTCTTGTCACCAACAATCCTCAAGAAGCACGAGAATTTTTCCATCAAGTTAAGGGAAAAATGATTGTCAAGCTGCTCAGACCTCTTTCTTCTGGGATGCAAGCCTCCTCTTTTTTCATGTATACCAGCCTCGTTAAAGAAGAAGACTTACTTGATGCTGAAACACTCCGCTATTGTCCAGTTATGTTTCAAGAACAAATCCCTAAACAGCAAGAACTACGAGCAGTGTATGTGAATGGCAATCTCTTTGTCGGGGCGCTAGATGCGTCTGAGTATGCAGCATCTACCCAAGATTGGCGACGTGAGACCAAAAAGATTCTTACCTGGCAACCAGAACAATTACCTGATAAACTAATCCGTTGTTTGGATGCCTTTATGGCTAAGTTTGGACTGATTTTTGGAGCATTTGATTTGATTAAAACGCCATCAGGAGAATATGTTTTTTTAGAAATTAATCCTACAGGAGAGTGGGGGATGCTGGAGAGAGATTTGGACTATCCAATTGCTCTAGCGATCGCATCTGCACTACTTTCAACAAACCCGAAGTAA
- a CDS encoding microviridin/marinostatin family tricyclic proteinase inhibitor, producing the protein MSENKPEKLNSQAVPFFARFLEGQSLEDLSDEDSKAIIGGKCNNATNKNKDELVTTLKFPSDQEDGAVTKKYPSDSDEFAVTQKFPSDGDDSSPSSPS; encoded by the coding sequence GTGTCTGAAAACAAACCAGAAAAGTTGAATTCACAAGCAGTACCATTCTTCGCTCGATTCTTGGAAGGGCAAAGCCTTGAAGACCTTTCTGATGAAGACTCAAAAGCGATTATCGGTGGTAAATGTAATAATGCCACAAACAAGAATAAGGATGAACTTGTAACAACTCTGAAGTTTCCATCCGATCAAGAAGATGGCGCAGTAACTAAAAAGTACCCCTCTGATAGTGATGAGTTCGCTGTTACTCAGAAGTTTCCTTCAGATGGTGATGACAGTTCGCCGTCTTCACCTTCATAG